The Insulibacter thermoxylanivorax genome segment TAGTTCTTGAGGATATATGTGTATACTTCACCCTCCGTCGCCCATACCGGGTTAGAGCGGTCTATTCGCCAACTTATGCAAGGACTCATTTCCCGCGGCCATGAGTGCAAACTTCTCATGTTGCGTTCTTCGGACAAGCATTCAGATGTGGAAGACATGGATGATCCAAACGTCATCCTGTGCGGCCAAGGCAGAGTGCACAAGGCACGGACCGCTGATCCGGTGATCCATGCGATCCTGGACCTGCAGCACACGATGCGCTTGCTTCCCGCACCTGATGTGATCCTGACCCTGACCCCGATGTGCACGGGGATTGCCAGAGCGGTCATCGAGTCGATGGATGTTCCAGCGGCGATCGTCAGCAGAATCAGCGGTCCGCTGAGTAAGTACGATCACTTTGCATCCCTGACCTATGCCGATGCACACTTGGCGGTTAGTTCCGGCATTGCGGAGAAGATCGTGGAGCTTGCGCCCGATGCACTCGTTGAGACGGTATACCACCCCCTATTGGATGAACCGATCCGGCCGGTACCGCGGGCAGAGATTCCTACCTTTGTCTACATCGGCCGTATGCACAATATACAGAAACGGATCGACGTGATGTTCCGCGCGCTGGCCGCCCTGCCGAATAAGCGCTGGCGTTTGAAGCTGATCGAGGACGCGCCCCCGGAGCCGGTTTCCAGCGATGAGATCCGCATGAAGGATCTGGCGATTAAGCTGGGGATTGCCGATCGTATCGATTGGATCGGTTATTCGGAATC includes the following:
- a CDS encoding glycosyltransferase, coding for MDDPNVILCGQGRVHKARTADPVIHAILDLQHTMRLLPAPDVILTLTPMCTGIARAVIESMDVPAAIVSRISGPLSKYDHFASLTYADAHLAVSSGIAEKIVELAPDALVETVYHPLLDEPIRPVPRAEIPTFVYIGRMHNIQKRIDVMFRALAALPNKRWRLKLIEDAPPEPVSSDEIRMKDLAIKLGIADRIDWIGYSESPWDEVDEATLLILSSDWEAYCYVLIEALVRGIPVISSDCPTGPRDIVQPNVNGWLFKPGDVLGLAGTISRIMSGSLTLPDAETCRRSIARFDQERVMDQIEQALLRYVRDKERQII